A genomic window from Terrisporobacter glycolicus ATCC 14880 = DSM 1288 includes:
- the gatA gene encoding Asp-tRNA(Asn)/Glu-tRNA(Gln) amidotransferase subunit GatA, with amino-acid sequence MKSYSIKELVSKIQNKEISCEEVVSYYIENIKEKEDDINAFISLQKEEALNKAKELDEKIKKGESVGKLAGIPIAIKDNLCTNGVTTTCASKMLEDFVPPYDATVIKKLQQEDAILIGKTNLDEFAMGSSTENSAFKITKNPIDKSRVPGGSSGGSAAAVGSEMVPLALGSDTGGSIRQPASFCGIVGMKPTYGLVSRFGLIAFGSSLDQIGPFSMTVEDNAYLLNILSGEDDLDGTTAKNLEVKDYTLGIDSGIKGMKIGIPVEFMEEEGLDEEIKEAIFKDIKALKELGAEVEEFSLPSTKDGLAPYYIISSAEASSNLARFDSIRYGYRAENYDSVEDLVEKSRSEGFGKEVKRRIMLGTYALSSGYYDAYYNKAQKFRAKLKEDFKEAFKKYDIIMGPVSPILPFKIGERCQDPTAMYLADIYTININLATVPALSMPGGKSKEGLPIGVQLIGDVFTEDKIYKVAYALEKKLNLSFERGV; translated from the coding sequence ATGAAAAGTTATAGCATAAAAGAGCTAGTAAGTAAAATACAAAATAAAGAAATTTCTTGTGAAGAAGTTGTAAGTTATTATATTGAAAATATAAAAGAAAAAGAAGATGATATAAATGCATTTATATCACTTCAAAAAGAAGAAGCTTTAAATAAAGCTAAAGAACTAGATGAAAAAATTAAAAAAGGTGAAAGTGTTGGAAAACTAGCAGGTATACCTATAGCTATAAAAGATAATCTTTGTACAAATGGTGTAACTACAACATGTGCATCTAAAATGTTAGAAGATTTTGTACCTCCTTATGATGCAACAGTTATAAAAAAATTACAGCAAGAAGATGCAATATTAATTGGAAAAACAAATTTAGATGAATTCGCCATGGGATCATCAACAGAAAATTCAGCTTTTAAGATTACAAAAAACCCAATAGACAAATCTAGAGTTCCAGGTGGGTCTTCTGGAGGTTCAGCAGCTGCAGTAGGATCTGAAATGGTTCCTCTTGCATTAGGCTCAGATACAGGTGGATCTATTAGACAGCCGGCATCATTTTGTGGAATAGTTGGAATGAAACCAACTTATGGATTAGTATCAAGGTTTGGTTTAATTGCTTTTGGTTCATCATTAGATCAAATAGGACCATTTTCTATGACAGTAGAAGACAATGCTTATTTACTAAATATATTATCAGGAGAAGATGATTTAGACGGAACTACTGCTAAAAATCTTGAAGTAAAAGATTATACTTTGGGAATTGACTCAGGAATAAAAGGAATGAAAATAGGTATACCTGTTGAATTTATGGAAGAAGAAGGATTGGACGAAGAAATAAAAGAAGCTATATTTAAAGATATAAAAGCTTTAAAAGAACTTGGTGCAGAAGTTGAAGAATTTTCACTACCATCTACAAAGGATGGATTAGCTCCTTATTATATAATATCTTCAGCAGAAGCCAGTTCTAATTTAGCAAGATTTGACTCCATAAGATATGGATATAGAGCTGAAAATTATGACTCTGTAGAAGACTTAGTTGAAAAAAGTAGGAGTGAAGGATTTGGTAAAGAAGTGAAAAGAAGAATTATGCTTGGAACTTATGCACTATCTTCAGGATATTATGATGCTTATTACAATAAAGCACAGAAATTTAGAGCAAAATTAAAAGAAGATTTTAAAGAAGCATTCAAAAAATACGATATTATCATGGGGCCAGTATCTCCCATACTTCCTTTTAAAATAGGAGAAAGATGCCAAGATCCAACAGCTATGTATTTGGCAGATATTTATACAATAAATATTAATTTAGCTACAGTTCCTGCTTTATCTATGCCAGGTGGAAAAAGTAAAGAAGGTTTGCCTATAGGAGTTCAATTAATAGGAGATGTATTTACGGAAGATAAGATATATAAGGTGGCTTATGCATTAGAGAAAAAATTAAATCTTAGTTTTGAGAGAGGAGTGTAA
- the gatC gene encoding Asp-tRNA(Asn)/Glu-tRNA(Gln) amidotransferase subunit GatC — MVITKEEVKYIAKLAKLQFSEEEAKVFANEFENILEQFRTLDNLDLENVEIERPKVAVVRKDICKKCEIYDLYKNSKKMRETSIEVPKIIE, encoded by the coding sequence ATGGTAATTACAAAGGAAGAGGTTAAATATATTGCAAAATTAGCAAAACTTCAATTTAGTGAAGAAGAAGCTAAGGTGTTTGCAAATGAGTTCGAAAATATATTAGAACAGTTTAGAACATTAGATAATCTAGATTTAGAAAATGTGGAAATAGAAAGACCAAAAGTTGCAGTAGTTAGAAAAGATATATGCAAAAAATGTGAAATATATGATTTATATAAAAATTCTAAAAAGATGAGAGAAACTTCTATAGAAGTTCCTAAAATCATTGAGTAG